A single Drosophila miranda strain MSH22 chromosome XR, D.miranda_PacBio2.1, whole genome shotgun sequence DNA region contains:
- the LOC108152180 gene encoding prominin-like protein isoform X4 has product MSQANAPEPPAAAVKPKAPRCRKRRQRRKRQIAYLAICSLSVAVFGLALATLIRPAAAADADADADASNEKTEKKGDDQNPQLEWRAGYAGHGTTHEQMGELHWAPVDYTPYKPTVNYTRPPTSPTTAMNPIFNFTHKLYDSIISDEPALPPGYIVMQGDSLALGPKFHNADFRDLIARYWLVLIFILFLCVIIVVMPFVAVCYCCLCCCRRCRQGCPPCTSKQDARRRLWCGVCLLILIVGLIFGIVIAFVTNRLLDRGFDQATVTMKRGSDDICLFLKDVADHVHHLMVYNYEEMQTHISDELSNAHKHIFLDLADTSESTSLTELERILHNMPEARQLMEQVAKMETDLRFYGAQLRDGLRGMKRDINFAVANLCTTQECQTFLSSSSIEMIDTSKCLHFDTIPNATKYLEGLNIVVKENYIKIPTDGLTRMENVSLKVKEQLNSVAPTIIRDLNGGRDTFRSHARRIRNQVDAVLSQIHLKTSRSSRSFDDVYDKFGNNRSVISVIVCLLMIMILGILIVSLLCGCFGRRKTGYRDDCCSKATAANCLFLAILLIFCLISFITLMGLVYFMIGLVTYQGACAPLRDVDKNGLFRQLDSMVDLNRYLPRADDAEPQRAAPPLRMSNALKMCEANQSVFDMLRANRLYDINELKRIKVMSSEEDSDSTKIFDEDMSKTELLTPAEFEKLEAMRQGGAADYHSELFKDLCSEFTPVNLNALGEKMYALSNSLESPTFGWARVSFWNEGLNAKSYYQNFVPKLTTIVEKMKSNMKRIDELLLYENRDFNNSIRLLLKAVRESQNFIQTKGTTYINELGKNLTSTISQMIDEYISMVIDESNENVGRCEPLAYIYHQGVDLVCRSMVDPINGYWVGVLLCALLFLPILYVSHRLMCLYKKVYPYMASVASHVDVVYEGGVPKKRRKAYERRREQQEYYEDASPSVSRATRSGGGGGGGGGGAGGDGAPGSSSMRYNDMAPTHWDHEPPRYHNPPAAPPSSEYERPPPYYYPGASEQD; this is encoded by the exons ATGAGTCAAGCCAATGCGCCAGAGCCACCGGCGGCGGCGGTCAAGCCAAAGGCGCCGAGGTGTCGCAAGCGCCGACAGCGCCGGAAGCGGCAGATCGCCTACCTGGCCATATGCAGCCTGAGCGTGGCAGTGTTTGGACTCGCGCTGGCCACGCTGATACGACCAGCAGCCGCCGCCGACGCAgacgctgacgctgacgcCTCGAACGAGAAAACGGAAAAGAAAGGTGACGACCAAAATCCCCAGCTGGAATGGCGGGCGGGCTACGCGGGGCACGGCACCACCCACGAGCAGATGGGGGAGCTGCATTGGGCACCGGTTGACTACACCCCCTACAAGCCTACCGTGAACTATACTCGCCCGCCCACATCCCCGACGACTGCCATGAATCCGATTTTCAACTTCACGCACAAGCTGTACGACAGCATAATCTCGGATGAGCCGGCCCTGCCACCGG GCTACATTGTGATGCAGGGCGACTCCCTGGCTCTTGGTCCCAAGTTCCACAATGCCGACTTTCGAGATCTTATAGCCCGCTATTGGTTGGTTCTCATCTTCATTCTCTTCCTCTGCGTCATCATTGTGGTCATGCCGTTCGTAGC CGTCTGCTATTGCTGCctttgctgctgccgccggtGCCGTCAGGGCTGTCCCCCATGTACCAGCAAGCAGGATGCCCGACGACGGCTGTGGTGCGGCGTTTGTCTTCTCATCCTTATAGTGGGACTGAT CTTTGGCATTGTTATTGCCTTCGTGACAAACAGGCTGCTGGACAGGGGCTTCGATCAGGCCACCGTGACAATGAAGCGCGGCAGCGATGACATTTGCTTGTTCCTGAAGGATGTGGCCGACCACGTTCACCACCTGATGGTGTACAACTACGAGGAAATGCAGACGCACATTTCCGATGAGCTAAGCA ATGCCCACAAGCATATATTTTTGGACTTGGCGGATACATCGGAGAGCACCTCTTTGACTGAGCTGGAGCGGATATTGCACAACATGCCGGAGGCGAGACAGCTGATGGAACAAGTCGCCAAAATGGAAACGGACTTGCGCTTCTATGGGGCCCAACTGCGAGACG GTCTTCGGGGCATGAAGCGGGATATCAACTTTGCGGTGGCCAATCTGTGCACCACTCAGGAATGCCAGACCTTCCTAAGCTCCAGCAGCATTGAGATGATAGACACCTCCAAGTGCCTGCACTTTGATACG ATTCCCAATGCCACGAAATATCTGGAAGGCTTGAACATTGTGGTTAAGGAGAACTATATCAAAATACCCACGGACGGACTCACCCGCATGGAGAATGTCAGCCTGAAGGTTAAGGAACAGCTGAACTCTGTTGCACCGACCATTATTCGGGACCTAAACGGCGGCAGGGACACGTTCCGCTCGCACGCGAGGAGAATACGCAACCAAGTGGATGCAGTGCTCAGTCAGATTCACCTGAAGACCTCACGCTCGTCCAGGTCCTTTGATGATGTGTACGATAAGTTTGGCAACAATCGCAGCGTTATCAGCGTCATTGTGTGCCTGCTCATGATAATG ATTCTTGGCATCTTGATTGTATCTTTGCTTTGCGGCTGCTTCGGTAGACGGAAGACTGGCTATCGCGATGACTGCTGCAGCAAGGCAACGGCTGCCAACTGCCTATTTCT GGCCATTTTATTGATATTCTGTCTGATCTCGTTCATCACGCTTATGGGACTGGTCTACTTCATGATCGGTCTAGTCACTTACCAGGGAGCCTGTGCCCCACTCCGGGATGTGGATAAGAACGGGCTGTTCAGGCAACTGGACTCTATGGTCGATCTGAATCGCTATCTGCCGCGCGCCGACGATGCAGAACCTCAGAGGGCAGCCCCACCCCTGCGCATGTCGAATGCGCTCAAGATGTGCGAGGCCAATCAGTCGGTATTCGATATGCTGCGAGCAAACAGACTGTACGACATCAACGAACTAAAGCGCATCAAGGTGATGTCGTCCGAGGAGGATTCAGACAGCACCAAAATATTCGACGAGGATATGTCTAAAACTGAGCTCCTAACACCGGCAGAGTTTGAAAAACTTGAAGCAATGCGTCAAGGCGGTGCGGCCGATTACCACAGCGAACTCTTTAAGGATCTATGCAGTGAGTTCACGCCGGTCAATCTGAACGCACTTGGCGAGAAAATGTACGCGTTGTCGAACAGCTTGGAGTCACCGACGTTTGGCTGGGCCCGAGTTTCCTTCTGGAATGAGGGCCTCAACGCCAAGTCGTACTATCAGAACTTTGTACCCAAGCTAACGACCATTGTCGAGAAGATGAAGAGCAACATGAAGCGTATCGACGAGCTGCTCTTATACGAGAATCGCGACTTTAACAACAGCATAAGACTGCTGCTGAAGGCCGTGAGAGAATCACAAAATTTCATTCAGACCAAGGGCACTACATATATCAATGAGCTGGGTAAGAACCTCACCAGCACCATTTCGCAAATGATCGACGAGTACATCTCCATGGTCATCGACGAGTCCAATGAGAATGTCGGCCGCTGTGAGCCCCTTGCCTACATTTATCATCAAGGCGTTGACTTGGTTTGTCGCAGCATGGTCGATCCCATA AACGGATACTGGGTGGGCGTGCTGCTCTGCGCCCTGCTCTTCCTGCCCATACTGTATGTCTCTCACCGTCTGATGTGCCTGTACAAGAAGGTCTATCCATATATGGCTTCTGTCGCTAGCCATGTGGACGTCGTTTACGAGGGCGG TGTGCCAAAGAAACGGCGCAAGGCCTACGAACGACGTCGCGAGCAGCAGGAATACTATGAGGACGCATCGCCCAGTGTGTCGCGTGCCACTCGCTCcggtggtggtggcggtggcggtggcggtggtgcTGGCGGGGATGGAGCTCCTGGCAGCAGTAGCATGAGGTACAACGATATGGCGCCCAC GCATTGGGACCACGAGCCACCCCGCTACCACAATCCACCAGCTGCGCCTCCATCCTCTGAATACGAACGCCCACCGCCCTACTACTATCCGGGCGCCTCCGAACAGGACTAG
- the LOC108152180 gene encoding prominin-like protein isoform X3, protein MSQANAPEPPAAAVKPKAPRCRKRRQRRKRQIAYLAICSLSVAVFGLALATLIRPAAAADADADADASNEKTEKKGDDQNPQLEWRAGYAGHGTTHEQMGELHWAPVDYTPYKPTVNYTRPPTSPTTAMNPIFNFTHKLYDSIISDEPALPPGYIVMQGDSLALGPKFHNADFRDLIARYWLVLIFILFLCVIIVVMPFVAVCYCCLCCCRRCRQGCPPCTSKQDARRRLWCGVCLLILIVGLIFGIVIAFVTNRLLDRGFDQATVTMKRGSDDICLFLKDVADHVHHLMVYNYEEMQTHISDELSNAHKHIFLDLADTSESTSLTELERILHNMPEARQLMEQVAKMETDLRFYGAQLRDGLRGMKRDINFAVANLCTTQECQTFLSSSSIEMIDTSKCLHFDTIPNATKYLEGLNIVVKENYIKIPTDGLTRMENVSLKVKEQLNSVAPTIIRDLNGGRDTFRSHARRIRNQVDAVLSQIHLKTSRSSRSFDDVYDKFGNNRSVISVIVCLLMIMILGILIVSLLCGCFGRRKTGYRDDCCSKATAANCLFLAILLIFCLISFITLMGLVYFMIGLVTYQGACAPLRDVDKNGLFRQLDSMVDLNRYLPRADDAEPQRAAPPLRMSNALKMCEANQSVFDMLRANRLYDINELKRIKVMSSEEDSDSTKIFDEDMSKTELLTPAEFEKLEAMRQGGAADYHSELFKDLCSEFTPVNLNALGEKMYALSNSLESPTFGWARVSFWNEGLNAKSYYQNFVPKLTTIVEKMKSNMKRIDELLLYENRDFNNSIRLLLKAVRESQNFIQTKGTTYINELGKNLTSTISQMIDEYISMVIDESNENVGRCEPLAYIYHQGVDLVCRSMVDPINGYWVGVLLCALLFLPILYVSHRLMCLYKKVYPYMASVASHVDVVYEGGSERLYDAYSEREREHVPLANVPKKRRKAYERRREQQEYYEDASPSVSRATRSGGGGGGGGGGAGGDGAPGSSSMRHWDHEPPRYHNPPAAPPSSEYERPPPYYYPGASEQD, encoded by the exons ATGAGTCAAGCCAATGCGCCAGAGCCACCGGCGGCGGCGGTCAAGCCAAAGGCGCCGAGGTGTCGCAAGCGCCGACAGCGCCGGAAGCGGCAGATCGCCTACCTGGCCATATGCAGCCTGAGCGTGGCAGTGTTTGGACTCGCGCTGGCCACGCTGATACGACCAGCAGCCGCCGCCGACGCAgacgctgacgctgacgcCTCGAACGAGAAAACGGAAAAGAAAGGTGACGACCAAAATCCCCAGCTGGAATGGCGGGCGGGCTACGCGGGGCACGGCACCACCCACGAGCAGATGGGGGAGCTGCATTGGGCACCGGTTGACTACACCCCCTACAAGCCTACCGTGAACTATACTCGCCCGCCCACATCCCCGACGACTGCCATGAATCCGATTTTCAACTTCACGCACAAGCTGTACGACAGCATAATCTCGGATGAGCCGGCCCTGCCACCGG GCTACATTGTGATGCAGGGCGACTCCCTGGCTCTTGGTCCCAAGTTCCACAATGCCGACTTTCGAGATCTTATAGCCCGCTATTGGTTGGTTCTCATCTTCATTCTCTTCCTCTGCGTCATCATTGTGGTCATGCCGTTCGTAGC CGTCTGCTATTGCTGCctttgctgctgccgccggtGCCGTCAGGGCTGTCCCCCATGTACCAGCAAGCAGGATGCCCGACGACGGCTGTGGTGCGGCGTTTGTCTTCTCATCCTTATAGTGGGACTGAT CTTTGGCATTGTTATTGCCTTCGTGACAAACAGGCTGCTGGACAGGGGCTTCGATCAGGCCACCGTGACAATGAAGCGCGGCAGCGATGACATTTGCTTGTTCCTGAAGGATGTGGCCGACCACGTTCACCACCTGATGGTGTACAACTACGAGGAAATGCAGACGCACATTTCCGATGAGCTAAGCA ATGCCCACAAGCATATATTTTTGGACTTGGCGGATACATCGGAGAGCACCTCTTTGACTGAGCTGGAGCGGATATTGCACAACATGCCGGAGGCGAGACAGCTGATGGAACAAGTCGCCAAAATGGAAACGGACTTGCGCTTCTATGGGGCCCAACTGCGAGACG GTCTTCGGGGCATGAAGCGGGATATCAACTTTGCGGTGGCCAATCTGTGCACCACTCAGGAATGCCAGACCTTCCTAAGCTCCAGCAGCATTGAGATGATAGACACCTCCAAGTGCCTGCACTTTGATACG ATTCCCAATGCCACGAAATATCTGGAAGGCTTGAACATTGTGGTTAAGGAGAACTATATCAAAATACCCACGGACGGACTCACCCGCATGGAGAATGTCAGCCTGAAGGTTAAGGAACAGCTGAACTCTGTTGCACCGACCATTATTCGGGACCTAAACGGCGGCAGGGACACGTTCCGCTCGCACGCGAGGAGAATACGCAACCAAGTGGATGCAGTGCTCAGTCAGATTCACCTGAAGACCTCACGCTCGTCCAGGTCCTTTGATGATGTGTACGATAAGTTTGGCAACAATCGCAGCGTTATCAGCGTCATTGTGTGCCTGCTCATGATAATG ATTCTTGGCATCTTGATTGTATCTTTGCTTTGCGGCTGCTTCGGTAGACGGAAGACTGGCTATCGCGATGACTGCTGCAGCAAGGCAACGGCTGCCAACTGCCTATTTCT GGCCATTTTATTGATATTCTGTCTGATCTCGTTCATCACGCTTATGGGACTGGTCTACTTCATGATCGGTCTAGTCACTTACCAGGGAGCCTGTGCCCCACTCCGGGATGTGGATAAGAACGGGCTGTTCAGGCAACTGGACTCTATGGTCGATCTGAATCGCTATCTGCCGCGCGCCGACGATGCAGAACCTCAGAGGGCAGCCCCACCCCTGCGCATGTCGAATGCGCTCAAGATGTGCGAGGCCAATCAGTCGGTATTCGATATGCTGCGAGCAAACAGACTGTACGACATCAACGAACTAAAGCGCATCAAGGTGATGTCGTCCGAGGAGGATTCAGACAGCACCAAAATATTCGACGAGGATATGTCTAAAACTGAGCTCCTAACACCGGCAGAGTTTGAAAAACTTGAAGCAATGCGTCAAGGCGGTGCGGCCGATTACCACAGCGAACTCTTTAAGGATCTATGCAGTGAGTTCACGCCGGTCAATCTGAACGCACTTGGCGAGAAAATGTACGCGTTGTCGAACAGCTTGGAGTCACCGACGTTTGGCTGGGCCCGAGTTTCCTTCTGGAATGAGGGCCTCAACGCCAAGTCGTACTATCAGAACTTTGTACCCAAGCTAACGACCATTGTCGAGAAGATGAAGAGCAACATGAAGCGTATCGACGAGCTGCTCTTATACGAGAATCGCGACTTTAACAACAGCATAAGACTGCTGCTGAAGGCCGTGAGAGAATCACAAAATTTCATTCAGACCAAGGGCACTACATATATCAATGAGCTGGGTAAGAACCTCACCAGCACCATTTCGCAAATGATCGACGAGTACATCTCCATGGTCATCGACGAGTCCAATGAGAATGTCGGCCGCTGTGAGCCCCTTGCCTACATTTATCATCAAGGCGTTGACTTGGTTTGTCGCAGCATGGTCGATCCCATA AACGGATACTGGGTGGGCGTGCTGCTCTGCGCCCTGCTCTTCCTGCCCATACTGTATGTCTCTCACCGTCTGATGTGCCTGTACAAGAAGGTCTATCCATATATGGCTTCTGTCGCTAGCCATGTGGACGTCGTTTACGAGGGCGG CAGCGAACGCCTATACGACGCTTATAGTGAGCGCGAGCGCGAACACGTTCCATTGGCTAA TGTGCCAAAGAAACGGCGCAAGGCCTACGAACGACGTCGCGAGCAGCAGGAATACTATGAGGACGCATCGCCCAGTGTGTCGCGTGCCACTCGCTCcggtggtggtggcggtggcggtggcggtggtgcTGGCGGGGATGGAGCTCCTGGCAGCAGTAGCATGAG GCATTGGGACCACGAGCCACCCCGCTACCACAATCCACCAGCTGCGCCTCCATCCTCTGAATACGAACGCCCACCGCCCTACTACTATCCGGGCGCCTCCGAACAGGACTAG